From the genome of Thiovibrio frasassiensis:
CGCCCTCGCCCGCTCCATGAATTCGCGGGTGGATCTCGACAGCACGGTCAGCGGTTATCTGCAGGACAATAAGATCGGCAGCCCTCAGGAGAAGTATATCGACAGCAAGGAATTGCTCTCGAAGTTCAATGTCCATAACCGGTTCATGGATGGAGAGCTCGACGCAAACCTGTACTATCAGCACACCGGCAAAGAACGGATCATCATCAACGATTCTGGCCGCTCGCTCTATAACGGTGACAGCTCCGAGGTCGGGTGGCAAGGCACAGTGACGCCGGTTACGGCGAACACCGTTACGCTCGGCCTTTCCTATTTTGCCGAAGAGATGGATTCCTCCGGCGGTTTTATCGTTATCGACAAGCAAACGGCCACTGTGACCAGTTCCTGGCTGCAAGACCAGATTTCCCTGGGTGAGCGCGCGAATGTCGTGGTGGGGGCAAGGATAGACGACCATGACCGCTTTGGCAGCGCGGAGACCTATCGGGTTGCGCCCTCCTATCTGTTTGCGGCAACCGGCACCACGCTCAAGGGTGCGTATGGCACCGGTTTTCGCGCCCCCTCTCTTTTTGAGCTGTATGCCCCGGGGTATGGCGATTCAACTCTGGAGGCGGAGAAAAGCACGGGGTGGGATGCGGGCGTTGAGCAGGAACTGCCTGGCGAAAGGCTGACTGTCGGCATCACCTATTTTCAGGCAAGGTTTGATAATCTGATCCAATTTGACACAACCACCTGGAAATATAGCCAAGCCACGGGAGAAAGCACTACCCGGGGCGTGGAATCCTTTGCCCGCTTCAGCCCGTCGACGGCACTCGAGGTGACGCTGGCCTATACCTATACGGATACCGAGGATGCCGGGGGGGTTCGCCTGACGCGGCGGCCGCTGAGCAAGGGTTCGCTTTCCACCTCCTATCGTTTTTCCGAGAAGCTGCGCACCAATGCGGAGCTGCTCTGGGTCGGGGAGCGGGACGAAAACGGTACGGCCAAGGATAAAGACGGCAATCGGGTCTCTACCCTGGCCCCGTACACCGTGGTCAACCTGGCCGGCAGCTATGCGCTGACCGCCAGCCTGGATGTGTATGGACGCATCGACAACCTCTTTAACGAGCAATACGAAGAAGCGTGGAGCTATGCCACCCCTGGGCTTTCTTGCTATGGCGGGCTGAAGTACCATTTCTGAGGAGCCGAACATGAAGCGGATGATCCTGATTGTTTTTTTGCTCACCCTCATGCTGAGCGCAGCAGCCGTTGCCGCCTCGGAGAGGCAAAAACAGGCGGACCGGCATACTGCGCTGCCGGCCAGAGCGCAGCGCATCGTTTCCCTGGGCCCGCTCAACACCGAAAATCTCTATCTGCTCGGGGCCGGGGACCGTCTCGTCGGGGACACCAGTTACTGCGTCCGCCCGGAAGCGGCAAAGCATAAGCCGAAGATCGGCTCGGTCATGCAGGTTTCCATCGAGAAAATCATCAGCCTGCATCCCGACTTGGTGCTGGCCACCGCCTTGACCCGGCCGGAGCAGATAAACCAGCTGGAAAAGATGGGGGTGCGGATTGTCCGCTTCCGGCAGCCCGCATCCTTTGCCGAAATCTGCGGACAGTTTATCGAACTCGGAAAATTATTAGGCTTGGAAGAGCGGGCCCGGCAGATCGTCAGCCAGGCGCGGGAAGAGGTTGCCGCTCTGCAGCGCAGGCTCGTGCCTCTCCCGAAGAAAAAAGTCTTTCTCCAGGTAGGGAGCAGGCCGCTCTTTGCCTCGGTCCCAGGTTCATTTACCCACGACTTCATCGCCCTGGCCGGCGGCGTCAATATCGCCGGAGACCAACGTACCGGCACGATGCAGGTAGAAAAGGTCATCGCCGAAAATCCCGAGGTCATCATCATTGCCATCATGGGCTCGGAAACGGGCATTGCCGCGGAGGAGAAAAAAAACTGGCGGCAGATGTACGTCCTCAAGGCCGCGCAAACGGGAAGGATACATACCATTGATCCGGATCTGGTCTGTAGCCCATCGCCGGCAACCTTCACCCAGACGCTCCGGATCATTGCCACCTTGATCCACCCGGAACTCGACGGGCAAAAAGATGAGTGACGCCGCGCGGCAAGCCGCTTTGCGCACAGCTCTGCCCGACCCTCTTGAGACTTTTTGCTTGACACCCTCTGCGTACCGTTATATCTGAGTATATGCTCAGATATAAACAAGAAAACAAAGCCGCCGGCGGAGAACTCTGCCAATGCCGCATCATTCATGGGGAAAAGGTGCAGCGCGCCAAGGAGTCCCGCCTGCCCGGCGGAGAGGTGGAGCGCCTCGCCGATTTCTTCAAGGCCTTTGCCGACCCCACCCGTCTGAAAATTCTCCGGGCTCTCAGTGAAGAAGAGATGTGCGTCTGCGATCTCGCCGCCTTTCTCGGCATAAGCGAATCCGCGGTGAGCCATCAGCTGCGGATGCTCCGGCAGTTAGCGCTGGTGGCCAACCGTCGCGAGGGGGTAGTGCTTTATTATCACCTCACCGATGCGCATGTCAGCCAGCTGGTCCAAATTGCGCTTGAACATCTCAGGGAGTGAAGCCATGCACCTTCTCGTCAACATCTTCAGCGAATCCTGGCAGCTCCTGTTGGAGGCCTCAGCCTACATTCTCTTCGGCATCCTCATCGGCGGCCTGCTCAAGGTCTTTCTCTCGCCGAGCTATGTCGCCCGCCATCTGGGCCAGGGGCGTTACAGCTCGGTGCTCAAGGCGGCCCTGCTCGGCATTCCTCTGCCCTTATGCTCCTGCGGGGTTCTGCCCGCGGCGGCGGCCCTGAAACGGCAGGGAGCCAACAACGGGGCGACCACCGCCTTTCTCATCTCCACCCCGGAATCGGGCGTGGACTCCATCAGCGTCAGCTATGCCCTGCTCGACCCGATCATGACCGTGGCCCGGCCCCTGGCCGCCTTGATCTCCGCCCTCATCGCCGGCTGCATCGAAAACACCTTCAATCCGCCCCGGCCGCAATTGGCCATGGCCGCCGATCTTTCCTGCGCGGTGGACGGCTGTTGCAGCGGCATCGATTGCCCGCCCGCAGAACATGCCAATCACCACAGCTTTCCGGAAAAGATCCGGGCCGGAATGACCTATGCCTTTGGCGAACTCTGGGGAGATCTGGCGGGCTGGTTCTTTGCCGGGGTCCTGCTGGCCGGGATGATCTCGGCCCTGGTGCCCGACGACCTGATCACCACCTATCTTGGCGGGGGATTGCTCACCATGCTGCTGATGCTGGCCTTCGGCATCCCGCTCTATATCTGCGCCACCGCTTCCACCCCCATCGCCGCAGCGATGATCCTCAAGGGGGTCAGCCCCGGCGCGGCCCTGGTCTTTCTCCTGGTGGGTCCGGCCACCAACATGGCCACCCTCTCGGTGCTGGTCGGGTTGCTGGGAAAGCGCGCCACTGCAGTGTATCTCAGCTGCATCGGGATCACCGCAGTGATCTTCGGCTTGACCCTTGACTGGGTTTACGCGGCATACGGCATCTCGGCCAAGGCGGTGATCGGCCAGGCCGGGGAAATCATCCCCTATCCCCTCCAACTGGCCGCCGCCCTGCTGATTTTGG
Proteins encoded in this window:
- a CDS encoding SO_0444 family Cu/Zn efflux transporter, giving the protein MHLLVNIFSESWQLLLEASAYILFGILIGGLLKVFLSPSYVARHLGQGRYSSVLKAALLGIPLPLCSCGVLPAAAALKRQGANNGATTAFLISTPESGVDSISVSYALLDPIMTVARPLAALISALIAGCIENTFNPPRPQLAMAADLSCAVDGCCSGIDCPPAEHANHHSFPEKIRAGMTYAFGELWGDLAGWFFAGVLLAGMISALVPDDLITTYLGGGLLTMLLMLAFGIPLYICATASTPIAAAMILKGVSPGAALVFLLVGPATNMATLSVLVGLLGKRATAVYLSCIGITAVIFGLTLDWVYAAYGISAKAVIGQAGEIIPYPLQLAAALLILALSIRPLVATIRRRLRKKADGAETGCGCSGGCEDHGEKDKTT
- a CDS encoding ArsR/SmtB family transcription factor; the protein is MLRYKQENKAAGGELCQCRIIHGEKVQRAKESRLPGGEVERLADFFKAFADPTRLKILRALSEEEMCVCDLAAFLGISESAVSHQLRMLRQLALVANRREGVVLYYHLTDAHVSQLVQIALEHLRE
- a CDS encoding TonB-dependent receptor plug domain-containing protein; translated protein: MQKIYVITAALVLGATMAARAEETATRLEELVITATRTPATVAQVGGSSVTVITAQEIEAKQQLTVEEVLKSAPGLNVVANGGLGTNTSVFIRGADAKNTLVLVDGIMFNDPSEANRGANLANLTTDNIERIEIVRGPMSVLFGSNATAGVINIITKKGKGRPGYYLGGEAGSHGTWKSYAGSSGAVERFNYALSLSRTEAQGFSTADDKNDRIPHAHGTTSEKDGWRNTTFSGKAGYLLTPDCDISALARSMNSRVDLDSTVSGYLQDNKIGSPQEKYIDSKELLSKFNVHNRFMDGELDANLYYQHTGKERIIINDSGRSLYNGDSSEVGWQGTVTPVTANTVTLGLSYFAEEMDSSGGFIVIDKQTATVTSSWLQDQISLGERANVVVGARIDDHDRFGSAETYRVAPSYLFAATGTTLKGAYGTGFRAPSLFELYAPGYGDSTLEAEKSTGWDAGVEQELPGERLTVGITYFQARFDNLIQFDTTTWKYSQATGESTTRGVESFARFSPSTALEVTLAYTYTDTEDAGGVRLTRRPLSKGSLSTSYRFSEKLRTNAELLWVGERDENGTAKDKDGNRVSTLAPYTVVNLAGSYALTASLDVYGRIDNLFNEQYEEAWSYATPGLSCYGGLKYHF
- a CDS encoding ABC transporter substrate-binding protein codes for the protein MKRMILIVFLLTLMLSAAAVAASERQKQADRHTALPARAQRIVSLGPLNTENLYLLGAGDRLVGDTSYCVRPEAAKHKPKIGSVMQVSIEKIISLHPDLVLATALTRPEQINQLEKMGVRIVRFRQPASFAEICGQFIELGKLLGLEERARQIVSQAREEVAALQRRLVPLPKKKVFLQVGSRPLFASVPGSFTHDFIALAGGVNIAGDQRTGTMQVEKVIAENPEVIIIAIMGSETGIAAEEKKNWRQMYVLKAAQTGRIHTIDPDLVCSPSPATFTQTLRIIATLIHPELDGQKDE